The Bacteroidota bacterium genomic sequence CGCCAGGTCTGCGTAGGCTAATCTGTTCATCAAATACAGCTTTGCTTTCTATAGTTTTGCTGCCAGCTTTTATAATAATATCACCTTTTTGCAAGCCACCAATTTTAGCTGGGCCTTCATCCATTATACTATTTACATAAACCCCATTATTGCCTTTATAATCTATTTTTTCAGCAAGTTCTGCTTCTATATCTTTTACTTCCATTCCTGGATATCCGCGTTGTACTTCTCCAAATTTTTTCAGGTCATCCACTATTTTCGAAACCATATCAATCGGGATGGCAAAACCATAACCATTATATGATCCAGTATTTGATGCGATCGCAGTATTAATTCCAATCAAGTTGCCTTGCAGGTCTATCAAGGCCCCGCCCGAATTTCCAGGGTTAATTGCCGCATCAGTTTGTATAAAAGATTCGATGGGGAATTTGCTATTTACTACTCCTACATTACGACCTTTTGCACTTACGATACCTGCAGTAACGGTCGAAGTTAAATTGAACGGATTACCTACGGCCATTACCCAGTCGCCAACCAATAATTGCTCAGAATTCCCTATGGAAATAAACGGTAAATCGGTGGCTTGTATTTTTATCACAGCTAAATCTGTATTGGGGTCAGCACCTATTACACGGGCTTTGTAAGAGCGTTTGTTGCCATTGGTTATTACCTCTATTTGGTCGGCACCATCTATTACATGGTTATTCGTTACTATATAACCATCGGCTGAAAGTATCACTCCCGAACCTGAGGAAGCTGATGGCCCACGTTGCCCAAAAGGATCCCAACTAAAAAAATCGAAGAACGGGTCACGGCTCACGGCACGAGCCTCAGTTATTGTTTTAATAAATACCACGCAGGGCGTAGCTTTGGCCGATGCTCCCACAAACGAAGGCAGTGCTCCTGATACTGCGTAATTGGTGCGACTAATTACCGCAGGGTTTGCTTGCGATATTATATTGTTATTGTTCGATTTACTGAAATACATAAGAGCCATGCTACCTGCAAGGCCACTTAAAAGTCCGCATACAACGGATAAAGTAATAATTTTTTTGTAGTTCATAATGATTCTGATTTTTGTTTCAACGCACAAAATTAGGATTTTGTTATAATATAAAAGATTTTTTTTGTAGCTTTTTAAAAGTTTTAAACTTTCCCAATGCTTATGCCTAATTGTGAATTAACAAATTTTGCTCCATTACCGTTTTTACCTTTTGGAAAGTTTTAAACTTTCCAAAAGGTAAAAATAAACTTAGCTTTGCAATTCCAATGAAGACCCTATTATTATCATTACGTCTTATGGGCGAAGGCGTGTTATTCGCCTTCCAATCATTATGGCTCAATAAGCTGCGTTCCTTGCTATCGGTGTTGGGAATTACTATTGGTATATTTTGTATTATACTTGTTTTCACTATTACGGATTCGATGGTGAGCAATATAAAAACCAGTATACAAAGTTTGGGAAATGATGTAGTGTTTGTACAAAAATGGCCCTGGACTTTTGGGCCAGAATATCCTTGGTGGAAATATATGAATAGACCACAACCGCAAAAGGAAGATTTGGAAAAGTTAGACAGAAAAATTGGTCATATGGCCTATTCAGCTTTCACGGCAAACCTTGCCCCACGCACCCTTGAGT encodes the following:
- a CDS encoding trypsin-like peptidase domain-containing protein; the protein is MNYKKIITLSVVCGLLSGLAGSMALMYFSKSNNNNIISQANPAVISRTNYAVSGALPSFVGASAKATPCVVFIKTITEARAVSRDPFFDFFSWDPFGQRGPSASSGSGVILSADGYIVTNNHVIDGADQIEVITNGNKRSYKARVIGADPNTDLAVIKIQATDLPFISIGNSEQLLVGDWVMAVGNPFNLTSTVTAGIVSAKGRNVGVVNSKFPIESFIQTDAAINPGNSGGALIDLQGNLIGINTAIASNTGSYNGYGFAIPIDMVSKIVDDLKKFGEVQRGYPGMEVKDIEAELAEKIDYKGNNGVYVNSIMDEGPAKIGGLQKGDIIIKAGSKTIESKAVFDEQISLRRPGDVLSIIYLRKGVQATTSIKLFSKESTNKILYKNTYHSNSLNSDLTPVTAEEKEKYSIDGGIKLDNINGGPLKQMGLQNGSIILKFNGKTYNTATELEDAILKSSGSITMKIIDQNGNVGNYSFLRY